One genomic segment of Methanothermobacter wolfeii includes these proteins:
- a CDS encoding universal stress protein, which produces MYRKIMIPTDGSRDAEKATDHAFTLAGYSNAEILGISVVDTSYRKLLEDNVNARLEEILRNQAENAVKTLMDKFKSMQREGHMVGCSLETRILEGNPAEVILEVMEDEEVDLVVMGSSGKHGLDRIISGSVTRKVLRSAETPIMVVG; this is translated from the coding sequence GTGTACCGGAAGATAATGATACCCACCGACGGCTCCAGGGACGCTGAAAAGGCAACAGACCATGCCTTCACCCTTGCAGGGTACAGCAATGCAGAGATACTCGGTATAAGTGTTGTTGACACATCCTACCGTAAATTACTTGAAGATAACGTTAATGCAAGGCTCGAGGAGATACTGAGGAATCAGGCAGAGAATGCTGTGAAAACCCTCATGGATAAATTTAAGTCCATGCAGAGGGAAGGCCACATGGTGGGCTGCAGCCTGGAGACCCGTATACTTGAGGGTAACCCTGCAGAGGTCATCCTCGAAGTCATGGAGGACGAGGAGGTTGATCTTGTCGTGATGGGGAGCTCCGGAAAGCATGGCCTTGACAGGATAATATCCGGGAGCGTTACCAGGAAGGTCCTCAGATCAGCGGAGACCCCTATAATGGTTGTAGGATGA
- a CDS encoding transcriptional regulator — MISKKRIDDEKLALITFTGKLVEAEGLLEEVSEFIESEKLAVDGDPTVIFYTASLKDEGRYDVGFPVKGEATGDGRVKIVTVPGHTVISTEYSKDRESAYEELVNYVEENELDVIGAPREIYHEKTREVQFPVVL; from the coding sequence ATGATAAGCAAAAAAAGGATTGATGATGAAAAACTTGCACTCATAACATTCACAGGTAAGCTTGTTGAAGCAGAAGGACTCCTGGAGGAAGTCTCAGAGTTCATAGAGTCAGAGAAACTCGCTGTGGACGGTGATCCCACCGTAATATTCTACACAGCATCCCTGAAGGATGAAGGAAGATACGATGTTGGGTTCCCTGTGAAGGGAGAAGCCACAGGTGACGGAAGGGTGAAGATCGTGACGGTACCCGGCCACACCGTTATCTCAACAGAGTACTCCAAGGACAGGGAGAGTGCATATGAAGAACTTGTAAATTACGTTGAAGAGAATGAACTTGATGTTATAGGTGCTCCAAGGGAGATCTACCATGAAAAGACAAGGGAAGTGCAGTTCCCAGTGGTCCTGTAA